The genomic interval AAGAAGACCTCGTCCGAGCCGCCCGGGCATACGGAGATCGAGATCCTTACGCTCAAGGAAACCCGCACCGGGAAGAAGAAGACGCTTATCTGCAAATTCTGCGGCCACGAGATCACCTCGCGCGCCGAATCCCTTGAAATGGGGGGAAATCATACGCATTCATTCATGAATCCGGCGGGCATACGCTTCCGGATCGGGTGCTTCACCCGGGCGAAGGGCTGCGTCGTCGCGGGGGAAGCGACGGACGAACATACGTGGTTTCCGGGATACTCATGGCAATTCGCGCTCTGCGGGCTGTGCGCGGCGCACATGGGGTGGTTCTACGGCTCCGCGGGACACGGGTTTTTCGGGCTCATCCTGGAAAACCTGGTCGAGCTTTAATTCCCCGGGGGGAGCGTATTTAAAGACACGAACCGGACACGGCGTCTTTTCCCTGGAATGGGGCGCGCCGCTTGGGACATTCCTGCCGGGGGCACCGCATGCAGTTTATGAACGCATGCTCCGAGAAATAGATTATCCCGGAAACGGACTTGAGCGGTCTCATCATGAAGTTATCTCCCAGCGCAACGCCCAGCGCACGCGCCTCGCGCTCAAGCAGACCGAAAAGCTCCCGTTGACCCTCGATGGGCCATTCCTTGAGCGAGCCCGGGTTCACCATGGAGACGGCGCCGTGCTCCCGTCCCTCCGAGAGCCTCGCCATGAGCGCGACGACCGCGCTCTCGAGGACGAGCCCCGCGATCTCGTCGGCCCAGTAGCGCTCGAGCATGTCGTCCTTGCCCGCGGCCCATTCCTCCGCCTGGGGGCCCGCGGTCGCGATGAAGGGGTACGCGAGTTCGGTGTCGCACAGGTTTTCGGCGAGAAGCGTGCTGGGGAACCTGGTTTCTTCCAGCACGACGGAGGCGTCGTCCTCGCGCCGTACGGGGCTTTCGCGCCAGGCGGCGCGGGGTCGCGCGATCGAGGCGGCCTGCGCGATGAGGTCCCGCGCGCGCGCGGCATGGGGGCTCCCGGCGCCGATGCGCAACCGGGGCAGTATCGGACCCGGATCGCCGTCAAAGCGCGCCTCGAGGAGAAGCGTCCCTGAACCTGCGTCCTTCGTATTCACGGATTCCATGGCGTCTCCGGTAGTTTAATGAATGCAGTCTATCCCCGGCCTTTTTGCGGCGCAAGCGGCTTTTTCCTTGACGCGGCCATATTTTCGGGGTATCCGATACCCACGCGGCCGCCGCGCACCGCGCGCCGCGAATCGATGCTTCGGGGGCGGCTATGCTTATCGGGCTTGACGTGGGCGGGACCCATACCGACAGCGTGCTCATCGGGAAGGAAGGCATCCTCGCCCAGGCGAAGGTTCCCACCAACCATGAAGACCTGCTCGAGTCGGTGATCGCGGGCATACGCGCGGTGATTGGCGGGACCGATGCCGCGGCCGTCACCCGCGTGAACCTGAGCACGACGCTCTCCACGAACGCGATCGTGGAGGGGAAGGCGGAGAAGGTGGGCGTCGTCGTCACGGCGGGCGCCGGGATAGACCCGCGGGGATTTTCCACAGGGGACCATTTCGCCTTCGTCCCGGGCTCGATAGATCACCGCGGAACCCAGACGGCAATGCTCGACGAGAAGTCGCTCGACGCGGCGGCGAAGGCGTTCCGCAAGGCGGGACTCAGGGTGTACGCCGCGGTGGGAAAGTTCTCGACCCGCAACATCACGCACGAAAACGCAATCAGGGATGCGCTCGCTGCGCAGTCGGATTTCACCACCGCGGGCCACCTGCTCTCCGGGAGGCTCAATTTCCCGCGCCGCATCGCGACCGCGTATTACAATTCCGCCGTGTGGCGCCGTTATACGCAATTCGCCGACGCGGTCGAGGAGGGCGTGCGCGCCCTGGGGATTCGCGCCGCGCTCTGCGTCCTCAAGGCCGACGGCGGCACCATGCCGCTCGCGCTCTCCCGCAGCCTCCCGGTCGAGACGATACTCTCCGGGCCCGCGGCGAGCGTTATGGGCATCGTCGCACTCTGCAGGCCCGCGGAGGATTCGGTGCTGCTCGATATCGGCGGCACCACGACCGACATCGCCGTCTTCGCCGCGGGCGACCCGCTCATCGAGCCCGACGGCATTTCGCTCGACGGGCGGCCCACCCTGGTGAGGGCGCTGCGCACGCGGTCCATTGGCGTGGGCGGGGACTCCGCACTCGAAGTGCGCGACGGCGCGGTGCTCGTGGGTCCCGTGCGGCGCGGTTTTTCAATGGCGGACGGCGGCGCGCACCCCACGCTTACCGACGCGTGCAATGTCGGCGGATTTTCGAGTTACGGGGGCACGGATCGCTCGGCGAAGGGGATCGGGGAGCTCGCGAAAAGACACGGGATGAAGCCGGCCGAGCTGGCGAACGCCGCGGTGGAGACGGCGGTGGCGTCGATACGCGGACAGGTTGAGGCGCTGGTCTCCCAGGTCAACGAGCGTCCCGTCTACACCATCCACGAGATGATCGAGGGTAAGCGCATAGAGCCGCGCACGGTCTACGTCGTGGGCGGCCCGGCGCGCACCTTCGCCCCGCTTATAGAGAAGGCGATGGGGGTGAAGACGGTGCTCCCGAACCACCACGGCGTCGCGAACGCCGTGGGCGCGGGGCTCGCCAGGACCACCATGTACATCGAGCTCCTCGCGGACACGGAACAGAGGCGCCTCATCATACCCGACCTCAACGTGGCGCGCGAGATCACCCCGGGCTACGCGCTCGCGGACGCCGAGAAGGACGCGAAGCGCTATCTTCTCGATCATATGCGCGCGCAGCAGGTGACCGACGTGGATATAAGCGCCGAGGTGGTGGAGTCCTCGGTCTTCCATATGGTGCGCGGCTTCACGGCGACGGGCAAGAACATCCGCGTGCGCTGCCAGGTGAAGCCGGGTGTGCTCGAGGAATTTGCGGGAGCGGTGGCGGGGCAATGATGAAATCGGAAAGGAAACTGGGCATTATATTCTTCCCCGCGTACGACTGGGCGATAAGCCCCACGCACCCGGAGCGGCAGGAGAGGCTCCTGTATACGCAGGACCAGCTCGTCGAGGAGGGTCTCTTCGATATCGACGGCATCACCGAGTACAAGCCGGATCTCGCGACGGTCCAGGACGTGGAGCGGGCCCATTTCTGCTTTCCCGACACGCCCCACATCCTCACGGAATCGCAC from Spirochaetota bacterium carries:
- a CDS encoding hydantoinase/oxoprolinase family protein, which translates into the protein MLIGLDVGGTHTDSVLIGKEGILAQAKVPTNHEDLLESVIAGIRAVIGGTDAAAVTRVNLSTTLSTNAIVEGKAEKVGVVVTAGAGIDPRGFSTGDHFAFVPGSIDHRGTQTAMLDEKSLDAAAKAFRKAGLRVYAAVGKFSTRNITHENAIRDALAAQSDFTTAGHLLSGRLNFPRRIATAYYNSAVWRRYTQFADAVEEGVRALGIRAALCVLKADGGTMPLALSRSLPVETILSGPAASVMGIVALCRPAEDSVLLDIGGTTTDIAVFAAGDPLIEPDGISLDGRPTLVRALRTRSIGVGGDSALEVRDGAVLVGPVRRGFSMADGGAHPTLTDACNVGGFSSYGGTDRSAKGIGELAKRHGMKPAELANAAVETAVASIRGQVEALVSQVNERPVYTIHEMIEGKRIEPRTVYVVGGPARTFAPLIEKAMGVKTVLPNHHGVANAVGAGLARTTMYIELLADTEQRRLIIPDLNVAREITPGYALADAEKDAKRYLLDHMRAQQVTDVDISAEVVESSVFHMVRGFTATGKNIRVRCQVKPGVLEEFAGAVAGQ